A stretch of Polypterus senegalus isolate Bchr_013 chromosome 3, ASM1683550v1, whole genome shotgun sequence DNA encodes these proteins:
- the LOC120526725 gene encoding potassium channel subfamily K member 17-like, which translates to MLSWSVFPWCRGFRIPSTVVLTLIYIVYVLAGGAIFWKLEGDVAFKYITEMESKKVEVLSKFTCIDRDSMNGLAQVIIQSYKNGISLTDNLTIQGFWRYSSSAVFAATVATTIGYGNMAPSTPDGQIFCVFFALFGIPLNMVVLNRIGKYMLSMEKKVSASVGRKINCQRTLRVAIGLLSFLAGLSFFFCVPTVLFHEYEDWTYHQAFYYSFITLSTIGFGDLVAGINPDVTYPSWYRDFMGFWIFFGLAWLAQVINFCINMLEDLSSHLKQKQAAFLERKALEETIQEQLPSDHEDNKEDAKDPKTCTQKASNTTQ; encoded by the exons ATGCTCAGCTGGTCAGTCTTCCCCTGGTGCCGCGGGTTTCGAATCCCATCCACGGTGGTCCTGACACTAATCTACATTGTCTACGTGCTGGCTGgtggtgccatcttttggaagCTTGAGGGAGATGTGGCCTTCAAGTACATCACAGAGATGGAGTCCAAGAAGGTCGAGGTGCTCAGCAAGTTCACCTGCATCGACAGGGACTCCATGAATGGCCTCGCCCAG GTTATTATTCAGTCCTACAAAAATGGGATCAGCCTCACGGACAACCTGACCATTCAGGGCTTCTGGAGGTACAGCAGCTCAGCTGTGTTTGCTGCCACAGTGGCCACAACAATAG GCTACGGAAACATGGCCCCCAGCACTCCGGACGGCCAGATCTTTTGCGTCTTCTTTGCGCTTTTCGGGATCCCCCTCAACATGGTGGTGCTGAACAGAATTGGCAAGTACATGCTGTCCATGGAGAAGAAGGTCAGCGCTTCTGTCGGCAGGAAGATCAACTGCCAG CGCACCTTGCGGGTTGCCATCGGCTTGCTCTCTTTCCTGGCCGGACTGAGTTTCTTCTTCTGCGTGCCCACCGTGCTCTTCCACGAGTATGAAGACTGGACCTACCACCAGGCGTTCTATTACTCCTTCATCACTCTCAGCACCATCGGCTTTGGGGATCTGGTCGCAG GTATTAACCCCGACGTGACCTATCCGTCCTGGTACAGAGACTTCATGGGCTTTTGGATTTTCTTTGGCTTGGCTTGGCTGGCCCAGGTCATCAACTTCTGTATCAACATGCTGGAAGATCTGAGCAGCCACCTCAAGCAGAAGCAGGCCGCCTTCCTGGAGAGGAAAGCACTGGAGGAAACCATACAGGAGCAGCTGCCGTCTGATCACGAGGACAACAAGGAGGACGCGAAAGACCCCAAAAC GTGCACACAGAAGGCCAGCAACACGACGCAGTGA
- the LOC120526397 gene encoding potassium channel subfamily K member 16-like — MAGHKRLNMSYLKVGRLEVSWSALLILSYVVYLFVGAAVFQALEKQAENDTRKQFQVDKLVFLRNYTCLDVEALERFVEVIMDAWEKGVNPSGNSTNPSNWDFSSSFFFAGTVITTIGYGNLSPSTISGQIFCVFYALFGIPLNVVFLNHLGKVLTVHLGRLDQRILTLVKHRQAIKILTNSIFLMSGTLLFLILPPVLFSFVEGWTYGQGFYYAFITLSTIGFGDYVIGTNPRNQYISIYRGLAALWIIFGLAWLAVLFNLGAGVVEKVAEMRRRRDSIEEDKTTEEDLDQGASQYSDYGGTGLTVAPQP; from the exons ATGGCCGGGCACAAGAGGCTCAACATGTCCTACCTGAAGGTGGGCCGACTGGAGGTCAGCTGGAGCGCGCTGCTCATCTTGAGCTACGTCGTCTACTTGTTTGTGGGGGCCGCCGTCTTCCAGGCTTTGGAGAAACAAGCCGAGAACGACACGCGGAAGCAGTTCCAGGTGGACAAGCTGGTCTTCCTCCGAAATTACACCTGTCTGGACGTGGAAGCGCTTGAGCGCTTTGTGGAG GTCATCATGGACGCCTGGGAGAAGGGAGTGAATCCCTCTGGAAATTCCACCAACCCCAGTAACTGGGACTTCTccagctctttcttcttcgcaGGCACCGTGATAACCACGATAG gGTATGGGAATTTATCCCCCAGCACTATAAGTGGGCAAATCTTCTGTGTCTTCTATGCCCTTTTTGGCATCCCCCTGAACGTGGTATTCCTCAACCACCTTGGCAAAGTGCTGACTGTCCATCTGGGCAGGCTGGACCAAAGGATCCTGACGCTTGTGAAGCACAGG CAGGCCATCAAGATCCTGACCAATTCCATCTTCCTGATGTCGGGCACCCTGCTCTTCCTGATCCTTCCTCCTGTCCTCTTCAGCTTTGTGGAAGGCTGGACCTACGGACAGGGCTTCTATTACGCCTTCATAACCCTGAGCACCATTGGCTTTGGAGACTACGTCATCG GAACCAACCCCAGAAATCAGTACATCTCCATTTACCGAGGCCTCGCAGCTCTGTGGATCATCTTTGGCCTCGCCTGGCTGGCTGTGCTCTTCAACCTGGGGGCCGGCGTGGTGGAGAAGGTCGCTGAGATGAGGAGGCGCCGGGACAGCATCGAGGAAGACAAGACAACTGAAGAAGACTTGGACCAGGGTGCCTCCCAGTATTCCGATTATGGGGGCACTGGACTTACTGTCGCCCCTCAGCCGTAG